A genomic stretch from Thauera sp. GDN1 includes:
- the rsxC gene encoding electron transport complex subunit RsxC produces the protein MIGRLFRFHGGIKPDAHKNESAGPAIQRAPLPRRLVVPLRQSPRATASCLVEVGQEVLKGERIGEPEGFLGTAVHAPTSGTVVDIARHPMAHPSGLDTECVVIEPDGEERWIEHAPFDYHTASREQALAWLRDCGIVGLGGATFPSHVKLGKGAGIETLILNGAECEPWITCDDRLMRERAADILAGATILRELIGARELVVGIEDNKPEAIAAMKEAAAASPHGVKVVAVPALYPAGGEKQLIRVLTGIEIPYGKLGGDYGVQCFNVGTAHAVYRAIAHGEPLISRIVTLTGNVDNAGNWEVLIGTPVQDLLPLARPRPDTDRTLLGGPMMGFALPRLDVPIVKGSNCLISASPRLFPPAPPEQPCIRCTECAKACPAELQPFELYWFGRSRNFGKAQEYHLFDCIECGCCSYVCPAHIPLVDYFRFAKSEIWAREREKAAADQARDRFEFRNFRQEREKAEKAAKLAAKAAETRAKLAEGVAEAPAAEAAAAEDPKKALIAAALARAKAQKAEVRPQNTDNLSPETQAEIAGIEARRKALEAAAPPAATATTPNADAPAAASDTAATAPGAEPRS, from the coding sequence ATGATCGGGCGTCTGTTCAGATTCCACGGCGGCATCAAGCCCGACGCCCACAAGAACGAATCGGCCGGCCCCGCCATCCAGCGCGCACCGCTGCCGCGCCGCCTGGTCGTACCCCTGCGCCAGAGCCCGCGCGCCACCGCGAGCTGCCTGGTCGAGGTCGGCCAGGAGGTGCTCAAGGGCGAGCGCATCGGCGAACCCGAGGGCTTCCTCGGCACCGCCGTGCATGCGCCCACCTCGGGCACGGTGGTCGACATCGCCCGCCATCCGATGGCCCACCCCTCCGGGCTCGACACCGAATGCGTGGTCATCGAGCCGGACGGCGAGGAGCGCTGGATCGAGCACGCGCCCTTCGACTACCACACCGCCAGCCGCGAGCAGGCCCTGGCCTGGCTGCGCGACTGCGGCATCGTCGGCCTCGGCGGCGCCACCTTCCCCAGCCACGTCAAGCTCGGCAAGGGCGCCGGCATCGAGACCCTGATCCTCAACGGCGCCGAGTGCGAGCCCTGGATCACCTGCGACGACCGCCTGATGCGCGAGCGCGCGGCCGACATCCTGGCGGGCGCGACCATCCTGCGCGAGCTGATCGGCGCGCGCGAGCTGGTGGTCGGCATCGAGGACAACAAGCCGGAGGCGATCGCGGCGATGAAGGAAGCGGCCGCGGCCTCGCCCCACGGCGTCAAGGTGGTCGCGGTGCCGGCGCTCTACCCCGCCGGCGGCGAGAAGCAGCTCATCCGCGTGCTCACCGGCATCGAGATCCCCTACGGCAAGCTCGGCGGCGACTACGGCGTGCAGTGCTTCAACGTCGGCACCGCGCACGCGGTGTATCGCGCCATCGCCCACGGCGAGCCGCTGATCAGCCGCATCGTCACCCTCACCGGCAACGTCGACAACGCCGGCAACTGGGAGGTGCTGATCGGTACCCCGGTGCAGGACCTGCTGCCGCTCGCGCGTCCGCGCCCCGACACCGACCGCACATTGCTCGGCGGGCCGATGATGGGCTTCGCGCTGCCACGGCTCGACGTGCCCATCGTCAAGGGCAGCAACTGCCTGATTTCCGCGTCGCCCAGGCTGTTCCCGCCCGCCCCCCCGGAGCAACCCTGCATCCGCTGCACCGAGTGCGCCAAGGCCTGTCCGGCGGAGCTCCAGCCCTTCGAGCTGTACTGGTTCGGCCGCTCCAGGAACTTCGGCAAGGCGCAGGAATACCACCTCTTCGACTGCATCGAATGCGGCTGCTGCAGCTACGTCTGCCCGGCGCACATCCCGCTGGTCGACTACTTCCGCTTCGCCAAGAGCGAGATCTGGGCGCGCGAGCGCGAAAAGGCCGCGGCCGACCAGGCCCGCGACCGCTTCGAGTTCCGCAACTTCCGCCAGGAGCGCGAAAAGGCCGAGAAGGCCGCCAAGCTCGCCGCCAAGGCCGCCGAGACGCGCGCCAAGCTGGCCGAGGGCGTCGCCGAGGCCCCCGCCGCCGAAGCCGCCGCCGCCGAGGACCCGAAGAAGGCCCTGATCGCCGCCGCGCTGGCGCGGGCCAAGGCGCAGAAGGCCGAGGTCCGGCCGCAGAACACCGACAACCTGAGCCCGGAAACGCAGGCCGAGATCGCCGGCATCGAGGCGCGGCGCAAGGCGCTGGAAGCCGCCGCGCCGCCCGCCGCCACAGCGACCACCCCGAATGCGGACGCCCCCGCGGCCGCGAGCGACACCGCAGCCACCGCTCCCGGCGCCGAGCCCCGTTCCTGA
- a CDS encoding RnfABCDGE type electron transport complex subunit D — MIHSPYVRKAVSVQRTMGLVLIALLPGIAAYVWQAGPAILVNLALATVAAVLAEALVMSLRKRPIGLAVADLSAVLTAWLVALSLPAIAPWWLTTCAVLVAILAVKHLYGGLGQNPFNPAMVAYCTMIVAFPALMSQWPALDGLGFADQLALILGGTRELDAITAATALDSLRTGLRAAGATVEAVSQGPAFGMLGSRGWEWVAAGYALGGLFLLARGIITWHMPVAFIAALGGLAGVFWLIDPAHYGSPLFHLASGGAMLAAFFIVTDPVSGATTPRGKLLFAAGVGLIVWLIRNFGAYPDGIAFGVLLMNICVPLLDMKTQPRVFGHREAAGGDK, encoded by the coding sequence ATGATCCATTCCCCCTACGTCCGCAAGGCGGTCAGCGTGCAGCGCACCATGGGCCTGGTGCTGATCGCGCTGCTGCCCGGCATCGCCGCCTACGTGTGGCAGGCCGGCCCCGCCATCCTGGTCAACCTGGCGCTCGCCACCGTGGCCGCGGTCCTCGCCGAGGCCCTGGTGATGTCGCTGCGCAAGCGTCCGATCGGCCTCGCAGTCGCCGACCTGTCGGCGGTGCTCACCGCCTGGCTGGTGGCGCTCAGCCTGCCGGCGATCGCGCCGTGGTGGCTGACCACCTGTGCGGTGCTGGTCGCCATCCTCGCGGTCAAGCACCTCTACGGCGGCCTCGGGCAGAACCCCTTCAACCCGGCGATGGTGGCCTACTGCACGATGATCGTCGCCTTCCCGGCGCTCATGTCGCAGTGGCCCGCGCTCGACGGCCTCGGCTTCGCCGACCAGCTTGCGCTGATCCTGGGCGGCACTCGCGAGCTCGACGCCATCACCGCCGCCACCGCGCTCGACAGCCTGCGCACCGGCCTGCGTGCGGCCGGCGCGACGGTCGAGGCGGTCAGCCAGGGCCCGGCCTTCGGCATGCTCGGCAGCCGCGGCTGGGAATGGGTCGCCGCAGGGTATGCGCTGGGCGGCCTGTTCCTGCTCGCCAGGGGCATCATCACCTGGCACATGCCGGTCGCCTTCATCGCTGCGCTCGGCGGCCTGGCCGGCGTGTTCTGGCTGATCGATCCGGCGCACTACGGCTCGCCCCTGTTCCATCTCGCCAGCGGCGGCGCGATGCTCGCCGCCTTCTTCATCGTCACCGACCCGGTTTCCGGCGCCACCACCCCTCGCGGCAAGCTGCTGTTCGCCGCCGGCGTCGGCCTCATCGTGTGGCTGATCCGCAACTTCGGCGCCTACCCCGACGGCATCGCCTTCGGCGTGCTGCTGATGAACATCTGCGTGCCCCTGCTCGACATGAAGACCCAGCCGCGCGTGTTCGGCCATCGCGAAGCGGCGGGAGGCGACAAGTGA
- a CDS encoding RnfABCDGE type electron transport complex subunit G, translating into MSARYSATRTSLRTGAIMVVFTLVFTALMASTYGLTRPAIEASKQESQQRLVDEVLPPASYDNALLDDRVRVDAPATLGMDGGARVWRARKGNEPVALVIEGAATDGYAGRIELVVAIGKDGRLSGVRVTAHKETPGLGDYIDPKKDRRKDQPWIGQFAGATWRDVNTAGWTVRKDGGSFDYRAGATISARAVTRAVGRITAFAAGRLDTLFAAPAGSVLGEES; encoded by the coding sequence GTGAGCGCACGCTACTCCGCCACCCGCACCTCGCTCCGCACCGGCGCCATCATGGTGGTGTTCACGCTCGTGTTCACCGCGCTGATGGCCTCCACCTACGGCCTCACCCGCCCGGCGATCGAGGCCTCGAAGCAGGAATCGCAGCAGCGCCTGGTCGACGAGGTGCTGCCGCCCGCCAGCTACGACAACGCCCTGCTCGACGACAGGGTCCGCGTCGACGCACCGGCCACGCTCGGCATGGACGGAGGCGCCCGTGTCTGGCGTGCGCGCAAGGGCAACGAGCCGGTGGCGCTGGTCATCGAGGGCGCGGCCACCGACGGCTACGCCGGCCGCATCGAACTGGTGGTGGCGATCGGCAAGGACGGCCGCCTGTCCGGCGTGCGCGTGACCGCGCACAAGGAAACCCCCGGCCTGGGCGACTACATCGACCCGAAGAAGGACCGCCGCAAGGACCAGCCCTGGATCGGCCAGTTCGCCGGTGCGACCTGGCGCGACGTGAACACCGCCGGGTGGACCGTGCGCAAGGACGGCGGCAGCTTCGACTATCGCGCCGGCGCCACCATCAGCGCCCGTGCGGTGACGCGCGCCGTCGGCCGCATCACCGCCTTCGCTGCGGGCCGCCTCGACACGCTGTTCGCAGCACCGGCCGGCAGCGTGCTGGGAGAAGAATCATGA
- a CDS encoding electron transport complex subunit E has protein sequence MSPQQFREIAWNGLWKQNTGLGQLLGLCPILAISTSTVNAVSLGLATILVMAMSNLAVSSLRNFIPYEIRIPVFILIIAALTTVVDLSFNAFFHDLYLVLGIFIPLIVTNCIVLARVEAFAAKNHPLTSTIDAAMMGLGLVWVLGLLGAMRELIGAGTLFAGIEMIIPGASAINVFGDDYPGFLVAILPPGAFFALGMLIAAFNAINARLAARARRQPPPAPKAPQAAEGQGGTEPVAAG, from the coding sequence ATGAGCCCTCAACAATTTCGCGAGATCGCCTGGAACGGCCTGTGGAAGCAGAACACCGGCCTCGGCCAGCTGCTCGGCCTGTGCCCGATCCTCGCCATCAGTACCAGCACGGTGAACGCCGTCAGCCTCGGCCTGGCCACCATCCTGGTGATGGCGATGTCCAACCTGGCCGTATCCTCGCTGCGCAACTTCATCCCCTACGAGATCCGCATCCCGGTCTTCATCCTGATCATCGCCGCGCTGACGACGGTGGTGGATCTGTCTTTCAACGCCTTCTTCCACGACCTCTACCTGGTGCTCGGCATCTTCATCCCGCTGATCGTCACCAACTGCATCGTCCTCGCCCGCGTGGAGGCCTTCGCCGCGAAGAACCATCCGCTGACCTCGACCATCGACGCGGCGATGATGGGCCTGGGGCTGGTGTGGGTGCTCGGCCTGCTCGGCGCGATGCGCGAGCTGATCGGCGCGGGCACGCTGTTCGCCGGCATCGAGATGATCATCCCCGGTGCGTCGGCGATCAACGTGTTCGGTGACGACTACCCCGGCTTCCTGGTCGCCATCCTGCCGCCGGGCGCATTCTTCGCGCTCGGCATGCTGATCGCCGCGTTCAACGCCATCAACGCCCGCCTCGCCGCGCGCGCGCGCCGCCAGCCGCCACCGGCGCCCAAGGCACCGCAGGCAGCCGAGGGACAGGGCGGCACCGAACCGGTCGCAGCGGGCTGA
- the nth gene encoding endonuclease III, producing the protein MKREAIREFFRRLHEADPNPQTELEYASPYQLLVAVVLSAQATDRSVNLATRKLFADAPTPEAMVSLGEEGIAEHIKTIGLFRNKAKNTLALSRLLLERHGGEVPAEREALEALPGVGRKTANVVLNTVFRLPVMAVDTHIFRLANRTGLAPGKDVVEVEKALMRRVPKDYLLDAHHWLILHGRYVCTARRPKCGGCGVRDLCLFRDKTD; encoded by the coding sequence ATGAAGCGCGAGGCGATCCGCGAGTTCTTCCGCCGCCTGCACGAAGCCGACCCCAACCCGCAGACCGAGCTCGAATACGCCTCGCCCTACCAGTTGCTGGTGGCGGTGGTGCTGTCCGCGCAGGCCACCGACCGCAGCGTCAACCTCGCCACCCGCAAGCTCTTCGCCGACGCGCCCACGCCCGAGGCCATGGTCTCGCTCGGCGAGGAAGGCATCGCCGAGCACATCAAGACCATCGGCCTGTTCCGCAACAAGGCGAAGAACACGCTCGCGCTTTCGCGCCTGCTGCTGGAGCGCCACGGCGGCGAGGTGCCGGCCGAGCGCGAGGCGCTGGAGGCACTCCCGGGCGTCGGCCGCAAGACCGCCAACGTGGTGCTGAACACGGTGTTCCGCCTGCCGGTGATGGCCGTCGACACCCACATCTTCCGCCTCGCCAACCGCACCGGACTGGCGCCGGGGAAGGACGTGGTCGAGGTCGAGAAGGCGCTGATGCGGCGTGTGCCCAAGGACTACCTGCTCGATGCCCACCACTGGTTGATCCTGCACGGCCGCTACGTGTGCACCGCGCGCCGTCCGAAGTGCGGCGGGTGCGGCGTGCGCGACCTGTGCCTGTTCCGCGACAAGACGGACTGA
- a CDS encoding DUF1841 family protein — translation MFNPSRDQVRSFFIETWRKYLAKEVLTPMETIAADIIALHPEYHALVEDPDAIDRDFPPEAGQANPFLHLSLHLAIEEQLSIDQPPGIRAAFEAACAYRGDRHDAMHDALECLGETLFSAQRNGAPPDGGAYVAALRRRAGLAL, via the coding sequence ATGTTCAACCCCAGCCGCGACCAGGTGCGCAGCTTCTTCATCGAGACCTGGCGCAAGTACCTGGCCAAGGAAGTGCTGACGCCGATGGAGACGATCGCCGCCGACATCATCGCCCTGCACCCGGAGTACCACGCCTTGGTCGAGGACCCGGACGCGATCGACCGCGACTTCCCGCCCGAGGCCGGCCAGGCCAATCCCTTCCTGCACCTGTCGCTGCACCTGGCGATCGAGGAGCAGCTCTCGATCGACCAGCCGCCGGGCATCCGCGCCGCCTTCGAGGCGGCCTGCGCGTACCGCGGCGACCGCCACGATGCGATGCACGACGCGCTCGAATGTCTCGGCGAAACGCTGTTCAGCGCCCAGCGCAACGGTGCCCCGCCCGACGGCGGCGCCTATGTCGCCGCCCTGCGCAGGCGCGCCGGCCTGGCGCTGTGA
- a CDS encoding aminotransferase class V-fold PLP-dependent enzyme, giving the protein MPGLLPNVDPDGLLEYSVVYTDRSLNHMSQAFQGVMRELSATLKKVYHAHAVAIVPGSGTFGMEAVARQFATGRKTLVIRNGWFSYRWTQIFEMGNIPAESVVLKARQVRDEAQAPFIPAPIDEVVAAIREHRPDVVFAPHVETSAGMILPDDYLRAVADATHEVGGLFVLDCIASGTIWVDMDATGVDVLVSAPQKGWSASPCCAMVMMSAAARARIDGTTSTSFACDLKKWLQIMEAYEGGAHAYHATMPTDGLVTLRQVMRETEAYGFDKVKEEQLELGRRVRALLEARGFPSVAAAGFQAPGVVVSYTTDDAIKTGAKFAAAGLQVAAGVPLACDERPDYKAFRIGLFGLDKLHQVERSVATLEKALDQVG; this is encoded by the coding sequence ATGCCCGGTCTGCTGCCCAACGTCGATCCCGACGGTCTGCTCGAGTACTCCGTGGTCTATACCGACCGCTCGCTCAACCACATGTCGCAAGCCTTCCAGGGCGTCATGCGCGAACTGTCGGCGACGCTGAAGAAGGTCTATCACGCCCACGCGGTCGCCATCGTCCCCGGCAGCGGGACCTTCGGCATGGAGGCGGTCGCGCGCCAGTTCGCCACCGGCCGGAAGACGCTGGTGATCCGCAACGGCTGGTTCAGCTACCGGTGGACGCAGATCTTCGAGATGGGGAACATCCCCGCCGAATCCGTGGTGCTCAAGGCCCGCCAGGTGCGCGACGAGGCGCAGGCGCCCTTCATCCCGGCGCCGATCGACGAGGTCGTGGCCGCAATCCGCGAGCACCGCCCCGACGTGGTGTTCGCCCCGCACGTCGAGACCTCGGCCGGCATGATCCTGCCCGACGACTACCTGCGCGCGGTGGCCGACGCCACCCATGAGGTCGGCGGCCTGTTCGTGCTCGACTGCATCGCCTCGGGCACGATCTGGGTGGACATGGACGCCACCGGCGTCGACGTGCTGGTGAGCGCGCCGCAGAAGGGCTGGAGCGCCTCGCCGTGCTGCGCGATGGTCATGATGAGCGCTGCCGCGCGCGCTCGCATCGACGGTACCACCAGCACCAGCTTCGCCTGCGACCTCAAGAAGTGGCTGCAGATCATGGAAGCCTACGAGGGCGGAGCCCACGCCTACCACGCCACCATGCCCACCGACGGCCTGGTCACGCTGCGTCAGGTGATGCGCGAGACCGAGGCCTACGGCTTCGACAAGGTCAAGGAAGAGCAGCTCGAGCTCGGCCGCCGCGTGCGCGCGCTGCTCGAGGCACGCGGCTTCCCCAGCGTGGCCGCGGCAGGCTTCCAGGCCCCGGGCGTGGTGGTCAGCTACACCACCGACGACGCCATCAAGACCGGTGCCAAGTTCGCCGCTGCCGGCCTGCAGGTGGCCGCCGGCGTGCCGCTCGCCTGCGACGAGCGCCCCGACTACAAGGCCTTCCGCATCGGCCTGTTCGGCCTGGACAAGCTGCACCAGGTCGAGCGCAGCGTCGCCACACTGGAAAAGGCGCTCGATCAGGTCGGCTGA
- the hflX gene encoding GTPase HflX yields the protein MQNDLADEPRKAIVASVQRPNVSDAEFEASLAELRELAKTLGYRVVHTFTQKRAGFDTHGYLGVGKRQEVREFVAAQAGFEAAPTDTVPRTGAIEALLVDHEISPSQARNLELETGCEVMDRTMVILEIFHRNARSRAAKAQVEIARLGYMAPRLREAAKLAGPQGRQRSGVGGRGAGESHTELDRRKIRDRIAELQLEIVAMEAERKTQRARRQGRQAPASVALVGYTNAGKSTLMRALTGSEVLVANKLFATLDTTVRTLYPESVPRVLVSDTVGFIKNLPHGLVASFKSTLDEALDAGLLLHVIDASDPGFERQLEVTDTVLREISADEVPRIRVFNKIDHVGDAAAQAECEAALRAKYPGCIVMSARRPDEVAKLRQTIVAFFQQDLIEAELLLPWSAQQLRKEIYANCEVLEERAEDEGAVFRLRAEPETVERLRAQFALTR from the coding sequence ATGCAAAACGACCTCGCCGACGAACCCCGCAAGGCCATCGTCGCCTCGGTGCAACGCCCCAACGTCAGCGACGCCGAGTTCGAGGCCTCGCTCGCCGAGCTGCGCGAGCTGGCGAAGACCCTCGGCTACCGCGTGGTGCACACCTTCACCCAGAAGCGCGCCGGTTTCGACACCCACGGCTATCTGGGGGTCGGCAAGCGCCAGGAGGTGCGCGAGTTCGTGGCCGCCCAGGCCGGCTTCGAGGCCGCGCCGACCGACACCGTGCCGCGCACCGGCGCGATCGAGGCGCTGCTGGTCGACCATGAGATCTCGCCCTCGCAGGCGCGCAATCTCGAACTGGAGACCGGCTGCGAGGTGATGGACCGGACCATGGTCATCCTCGAGATCTTCCACCGCAACGCGCGCTCGCGCGCCGCCAAGGCGCAGGTGGAGATCGCCCGCCTGGGTTACATGGCGCCGCGCCTGCGCGAGGCCGCCAAGCTCGCCGGGCCGCAGGGGCGGCAGCGCAGCGGCGTGGGCGGTCGCGGTGCCGGCGAGTCGCACACCGAGCTCGATCGCCGCAAGATCCGCGACCGCATCGCCGAGCTGCAACTGGAGATCGTCGCCATGGAGGCCGAACGCAAGACCCAGCGTGCGCGCCGCCAGGGTCGCCAGGCACCGGCCAGCGTGGCGCTGGTCGGCTACACCAATGCCGGCAAATCGACGCTGATGCGCGCGCTCACCGGCAGCGAGGTGCTGGTCGCCAACAAGCTCTTCGCCACGCTCGACACCACCGTGCGCACGCTCTACCCCGAGAGTGTGCCGCGCGTGCTGGTCAGCGACACCGTCGGCTTCATCAAGAACCTGCCGCACGGGCTGGTAGCCTCGTTCAAGTCCACCCTCGACGAAGCCCTGGACGCTGGCCTGCTGTTGCACGTCATCGACGCCAGCGATCCCGGTTTCGAACGCCAGCTCGAAGTCACCGACACCGTCCTGCGGGAAATCAGCGCCGACGAGGTGCCCCGCATCCGCGTCTTCAACAAGATCGACCACGTCGGCGACGCCGCGGCGCAGGCCGAATGCGAGGCCGCGCTGCGCGCCAAATACCCCGGCTGCATCGTCATGAGCGCGCGCCGGCCGGACGAGGTGGCGAAGCTGCGGCAGACGATCGTCGCGTTCTTCCAGCAGGATCTGATCGAGGCGGAGCTGTTGCTGCCGTGGTCGGCGCAGCAGTTGCGCAAGGAGATCTACGCCAACTGCGAGGTGCTGGAGGAGCGGGCGGAGGATGAGGGGGCGGTGTTCCGCCTGCGCGCTGAGCCCGAGACTGTCGAGCGCTTGCGCGCGCAATTTGCCCTGACGCGCTGA
- the cueR gene encoding Cu(I)-responsive transcriptional regulator — MNIGKAAAASGVSAKMIRYYESIDLLAAARRTDAGYRFYTDEDVHVLRFIRRARDLGFSLADIGELLALWRDQGRASADVKGIALAHVAALERKIAELQGMADTLRTLAAHCHGDARPDCPILTDLDAGGGN; from the coding sequence ATGAACATCGGCAAGGCCGCCGCCGCCTCGGGCGTGTCGGCGAAGATGATCCGCTACTACGAGTCGATCGACCTGCTGGCGGCGGCGCGGCGCACCGACGCGGGCTATCGTTTCTACACCGACGAGGACGTGCACGTGCTGCGTTTCATCCGTCGCGCGCGCGACCTGGGCTTCTCGCTGGCGGACATCGGCGAGCTGCTCGCGCTGTGGCGCGACCAGGGGCGGGCGAGCGCGGATGTGAAGGGGATCGCGCTCGCGCATGTCGCCGCGCTCGAGCGCAAGATCGCCGAACTGCAGGGCATGGCGGACACGCTGCGCACGCTCGCCGCGCATTGCCATGGTGACGCGCGCCCGGATTGCCCCATTCTCACCGACCTCGACGCGGGCGGCGGGAACTGA
- a CDS encoding heavy metal translocating P-type ATPase: MSSSTKSAPAIPLRTLNIAGMTCASCVAHVERALMKVEGVQAASVNLATETATVTAPASVPLTALVEAVAKAGYEVRRDSLELDIEGMSCAACVGRVEKVLQRVPGVVAANVNLAARRAHVEIAGEVPTAALVAAVKKAGFGATPAAEVAEGAREAEAAAEEAALRRAVWVAVALTLPVFVLEMGAHLIPGMHDWVMDTIGHRESWLLQFVLTSAVMFGPGLRFFRKGVPALLRGAPDMNALVAVGTSAAWAYSVVALFAPGVLPAGTVNVYFEAAAVIITLILIGRLLEARARGRTSDAIRRLMRIQPRTARVRRGAEAVEIPIGEVAVGDVVEVRPGEKVAVDGELVEGASFVDESMITGEPVPVEKGVGATVVGGTLNTRGAFAFRATRVGADTVLAQIIRMVEAAQGAKLPIQALVDKVTMVFVPVVMGVAALTFLAWLAFGADALPAEVPALSFALVCAVAVLIVACPCAMGLATPTSIMVATGRAAQMGVLFRKGDALQLLRDAEVVAVDKTGTLTVGRPELTDLQVAKGFERTEVLALVAAVEGRSEHPIAEAIVAAARAEGLALAGAEGFEAEAGHGVRAMVAGRRVEVGADRLMRRLGLDVGEFADTAVRLGDEGKSPLYTAIDGRLAAIIAVADPLKPTSMAAVKALHAMGLKVAMITGDNERTARAIARQAGIDEVIAEVLPDGKVAALQRLAQGAAGTRRVAFVGDGINDAPALAEADVGIAIGTGTDVAIESADVVLMSGDLLGVPRAIALSRATMRNIRQNLFWAFAYNSALIPLAAGVFYPAFGALLSPVFAAAAMSMSSVFVLGNALRLRRFGADALPAAA; the protein is encoded by the coding sequence ATGAGCAGCAGCACAAAAAGCGCGCCCGCGATTCCCTTACGCACACTGAACATCGCCGGCATGACCTGCGCCTCGTGCGTGGCCCACGTCGAGCGCGCCCTGATGAAGGTCGAGGGCGTGCAGGCGGCGAGCGTCAACCTGGCGACCGAGACCGCCACCGTGACCGCGCCCGCCTCGGTGCCCCTGACGGCGCTGGTCGAGGCGGTGGCGAAGGCTGGCTACGAGGTGCGGCGCGACAGCCTGGAGCTCGACATCGAGGGCATGAGCTGCGCCGCGTGCGTCGGCCGCGTCGAGAAGGTGCTGCAGCGCGTGCCGGGTGTGGTCGCAGCGAATGTCAACCTCGCCGCCCGCCGTGCCCATGTCGAGATCGCCGGCGAGGTGCCGACCGCGGCCCTGGTCGCGGCGGTGAAGAAGGCCGGCTTCGGCGCCACGCCGGCGGCCGAGGTCGCCGAAGGGGCGCGCGAGGCGGAGGCGGCGGCCGAGGAGGCCGCGCTGCGGCGCGCGGTGTGGGTCGCGGTGGCGCTGACCCTGCCGGTGTTCGTGCTCGAGATGGGTGCGCACCTGATCCCGGGCATGCACGACTGGGTCATGGACACGATCGGCCACCGCGAGAGCTGGCTGCTGCAGTTCGTGCTCACCAGCGCGGTGATGTTCGGCCCGGGCCTGCGTTTCTTCCGCAAGGGCGTGCCGGCGCTGCTGCGCGGCGCGCCCGACATGAACGCGCTGGTGGCGGTGGGCACCTCGGCGGCGTGGGCCTACTCGGTGGTGGCACTGTTCGCGCCCGGCGTGCTGCCCGCGGGCACGGTCAATGTGTATTTCGAGGCCGCGGCGGTGATCATCACCCTGATCCTGATCGGGCGTCTTCTCGAAGCGCGCGCGCGCGGCCGCACCAGCGACGCGATCCGGCGCCTGATGCGCATCCAGCCGCGCACCGCGCGCGTGCGCCGCGGGGCGGAGGCCGTGGAGATCCCGATCGGCGAGGTCGCGGTTGGCGACGTGGTCGAGGTGCGCCCGGGGGAGAAGGTGGCGGTCGATGGCGAGTTGGTCGAGGGCGCCTCCTTCGTCGACGAGTCGATGATCACCGGCGAGCCGGTGCCGGTGGAGAAGGGCGTGGGTGCGACGGTCGTCGGCGGCACGCTGAACACCCGCGGCGCGTTCGCCTTTCGCGCCACCCGCGTCGGCGCCGACACCGTGCTGGCGCAGATCATCCGCATGGTGGAGGCGGCGCAGGGTGCCAAGCTGCCGATCCAGGCCCTGGTGGACAAGGTGACCATGGTGTTCGTGCCGGTGGTGATGGGGGTGGCGGCGCTGACCTTCCTCGCCTGGCTGGCCTTCGGTGCCGATGCGCTGCCGGCGGAGGTGCCGGCGCTGAGCTTCGCGCTGGTGTGTGCGGTGGCGGTGCTGATCGTCGCCTGCCCGTGCGCGATGGGGTTGGCGACCCCGACCTCGATCATGGTCGCCACCGGTCGTGCGGCGCAGATGGGTGTGCTGTTCCGCAAGGGCGACGCGTTGCAGCTGCTGCGCGATGCGGAAGTCGTGGCGGTGGACAAGACCGGCACGCTGACCGTCGGTCGCCCCGAACTCACCGATTTGCAGGTGGCGAAAGGCTTCGAGCGCACCGAGGTGCTGGCGCTGGTGGCCGCGGTCGAGGGTCGTTCCGAGCATCCGATCGCCGAGGCCATCGTCGCCGCTGCGCGCGCCGAGGGACTGGCGCTGGCCGGGGCCGAGGGCTTCGAGGCCGAGGCCGGACATGGCGTGCGCGCGATGGTGGCCGGCCGCCGCGTCGAGGTGGGCGCCGATCGCCTGATGCGCCGCCTCGGCCTGGACGTGGGCGAATTCGCCGACACCGCCGTGCGCCTCGGCGACGAGGGAAAGTCGCCGCTCTACACCGCGATCGACGGTCGCCTGGCGGCGATCATCGCAGTGGCCGATCCGCTCAAGCCGACCTCGATGGCGGCGGTGAAGGCGCTGCACGCGATGGGCCTGAAGGTGGCGATGATCACCGGCGACAACGAACGCACCGCACGCGCCATCGCGCGCCAGGCCGGCATCGACGAGGTGATCGCGGAGGTGCTGCCGGACGGCAAGGTGGCGGCGCTGCAGCGGCTGGCGCAGGGCGCCGCCGGCACGCGCCGCGTCGCCTTCGTCGGCGACGGCATCAACGATGCGCCGGCGCTGGCCGAGGCCGACGTCGGCATCGCGATCGGCACCGGCACCGACGTGGCGATCGAGAGCGCCGACGTGGTGCTGATGTCGGGCGACCTGCTGGGCGTGCCGCGCGCGATCGCGCTGTCGCGGGCGACGATGCGCAACATCCGCCAGAACCTGTTCTGGGCCTTCGCCTATAACAGCGCGCTGATCCCGCTCGCCGCGGGGGTGTTCTATCCGGCCTTCGGCGCGCTGCTGTCGCCGGTGTTCGCCGCGGCGGCGATGTCGATGTCGAGCGTGTTCGTGCTCGGCAACGCGCTGCGCCTGCGCCGCTTCGGCGCGGACGCGCTGCCGGCAGCGGCGTGA